The following nucleotide sequence is from Selenomonadales bacterium.
CGCTTATAGCCTTAGTTTCGCCGTAGGGGTTAGTGGTAGTGCCTAGCTCCATTCCCTCGTGAAGTGGCGAAGGCTGGTCGCCGTAGACCGTAGCGGAGGACGAGAACACAAACTTGTTCACACCATACTCCAGGCAGAGCTTTGCCAGCGTAATTGTGCCAAGGACATTGTTATAGTAGTAGGCCAGCGGCTTCTCAACCGACTCCCCCACCGCCTTAAGCCCGGCAAAATGCATAACGCCCTCTATGTCGTGGCTGGCGAAAACCTCCGCAGTCGCGCTGTGGTCCGTCACATCCACGCGGTAGAAAGCCATGCGAGCCCCTGTAATCTCGGCCAAACGGTCTAGAGTCTCGGCTTTGCTGTTGGCCAAGTTGTCGACGATTATGATTGAATGGCCGTTTTTCGCAAGCTCTACGCAGGTGTGTGAGCCAATATAACCTAAGCCCCCAGTGACAAGAATGTTCATTTCTTACCTCCTGCTAAAAATAGTCCGCCAAGCGCTTGTGCTCCGGCATCGCACCGCCGGCTAGAGCCAGCGCTTTATCCCAGGTCTTTTCCGTCTGATACTTAAGAAACTCATGCAGCGAGTCTAGATTCTCGGTCTCGTCGTATTTTTGCAGGCACTCATAATACAGGTACTTGTCCTCATCATAGACGATGAGGGGCGGGTGGTCGTTTATCATGAGGTAGTAGTTCATCAGCGTCCTGCCGACTCGCCCGTTTCCGTCGGCAAACGGATGGATGTACTCAAACCTAGCATGCAGGTAAGCCGCGGCTTTCAATGTCTCATCGCCTTTGTACTCGTTGACCTCCCGGATGAGGTCTGCCATTTCCTGCTCGACATGCTCAGCCGGGGAACCTACCTCTAAGACGCCGGTCACGTAATCGTGTTTCTTAAACTCCCCCGGTCTCTCTTCGTTTGTGATAAACGCATGCTCGTCGTAGGTACCGCCGGTGAGCATCGCGTGCATGTCCTTGATTAGTGCTATGCTCATGGACTCCTTAGACACGATTCGCTGCTTTAACGCTTCATAGCACAGCTTCTGATTTTGCTGCTCAAGCACCGTACGGGGGTTCCCGGTAAAGTTGAGTATTCTTCCATTCTCGAATATTTCTCTCGTATCATGATAGGTGACTTCCTTGTTCTCGATTCTCCCCGAGTGGAAAGCAAACAAAACGCGGAAGCTGGCAAGGTACTTATCTAATGCCGCAGGCGAGTCAATACGATAAGACTGCCAGAGTAGGACAGCCTGCCTGTACTTGTCCAAGCACATCACGCCCTTTTTCCTTAAAGTGTCGTTGAGGGACGGCAGGGTGTGCAAAAACATGGCGAACCCTTGCTGATAGAAACCAGCGGGCGACAAAGGTATTGTAGGGACGTGCGTTTCGCACGTCCGCGGACGTGCCATAGGCACGTCCCTACACCGGATCAAGGCTTTTCGCACAGTCTGACGGAGGAGAGAGACATGCTTTCTTCGGGCCATATTCTCGCACAGTCTGCCGTCCGCCAGTGACATGCAGCCAACAGGTCTACCGCGGGTCAAGACACTATCAAGTGACCTTCTGACAGAGAACATGTGTGGCATTAAAGTCAATCAAGCCTTCTAATTTCATTCTTTGTAGCTCTCGTGAAAGCGATGTCCTGTGGACGCCGATACGCTCTGCGAGAGCTTTTTTTGTAACCGACAATTTAATATGGCGGGTGCCTTGTCTCTTTACCTCATTAGCGAGATAAGCAGTGATGCTTTCGCGAATCGTCCTTCTAACGTGGTGCTTAACTCTATCGCCTAATATAAGGGTGTGTCCAGAAATACATTCCAAGTAATGTGCTAAAAAACATGGGTACTGACTACAGAGCGCGAACGTACGTTCTTTAGAGAATCGTACAAGCTCTGCGGAGGACTTTGCCCTGATAGCGAACGGATAATGGGGATCCTTAGAGAACATTAAGTTGCCACCGATTATGTCTCCTGAAGAAAATTCTGCAATAGTTAGTAGATTGCCTTCTTCGTCGATGCGTTCAATAGCTACGCAACCCTTGGCGACAACCTCAAGG
It contains:
- a CDS encoding Crp/Fnr family transcriptional regulator, which gives rise to MLHELSIVKALPTAVLDACLQDCSIRTVHYKKDAVIHFEGDRCDSLEVVAKGCVAIERIDEEGNLLTIAEFSSGDIIGGNLMFSKDPHYPFAIRAKSSAELVRFSKERTFALCSQYPCFLAHYLECISGHTLILGDRVKHHVRRTIRESITAYLANEVKRQGTRHIKLSVTKKALAERIGVHRTSLSRELQRMKLEGLIDFNATHVLCQKVT
- a CDS encoding Fic family protein, encoding MDKYRQAVLLWQSYRIDSPAALDKYLASFRVLFAFHSGRIENKEVTYHDTREIFENGRILNFTGNPRTVLEQQNQKLCYEALKQRIVSKESMSIALIKDMHAMLTGGTYDEHAFITNEERPGEFKKHDYVTGVLEVGSPAEHVEQEMADLIREVNEYKGDETLKAAAYLHARFEYIHPFADGNGRVGRTLMNYYLMINDHPPLIVYDEDKYLYYECLQKYDETENLDSLHEFLKYQTEKTWDKALALAGGAMPEHKRLADYF